From Ramlibacter tataouinensis, the proteins below share one genomic window:
- a CDS encoding thiolase family protein, whose translation MENIYIIGAGMTPFGRHMDKSVKQLTAWAVEDALKDAGCDRKRVQAAFFGNTTQGHFDGQHMIRGHVALLPLGLDGIPIYNLEGACASSSSGFNLAVNQLRAGAADVVLAVGAEKMYSKDKAKMFSCFESAWDIETTADNQALLMELGKDIVPPEGSQSDKPYSPFMDVYAALGRNLMSRFGITQRQVAAVASKNHGHSVHNERSQYRMPMSVEEILAAPPITYPLTLPMCSPISDGAAAMVLCTETALKKYGFDRSRAVKVMASVMRSASARAADDHENGCTRLAAKQAFEQAGIAPSEINVAEVHDATAIGELLAFEALGLREPGMSGILAERGETTVGGSIPVNPSGGLESKGHPIGATGLGQVFELVSQLRGECGPRQVEGARFAIQGNGGGLWRVEEATEHIGIFTRA comes from the coding sequence ATGGAAAACATCTACATCATCGGCGCCGGCATGACGCCCTTCGGCCGTCACATGGACAAGAGCGTCAAGCAGCTCACCGCCTGGGCGGTGGAAGACGCGCTCAAGGACGCCGGCTGCGACCGCAAGCGCGTGCAGGCCGCCTTCTTCGGCAACACCACGCAAGGCCACTTCGACGGCCAGCACATGATCCGAGGCCACGTCGCGCTGCTGCCGCTCGGCCTGGACGGCATCCCGATCTACAACCTCGAAGGCGCCTGCGCTTCCTCCAGCTCGGGCTTCAACCTGGCCGTCAACCAGTTGCGCGCCGGCGCGGCCGACGTGGTGCTGGCCGTGGGCGCCGAGAAGATGTATTCCAAGGACAAGGCCAAGATGTTCTCGTGCTTCGAGTCGGCCTGGGACATCGAGACCACGGCAGACAACCAGGCCCTTCTGATGGAGCTGGGCAAGGACATCGTCCCGCCGGAAGGCTCGCAATCGGACAAGCCCTACAGCCCCTTCATGGACGTGTATGCGGCGCTGGGGCGCAACCTGATGAGCCGCTTTGGCATCACGCAACGCCAGGTCGCCGCGGTCGCATCCAAGAACCACGGCCATTCGGTGCACAACGAGCGCTCGCAATACCGCATGCCGATGAGCGTCGAGGAGATCCTGGCCGCCCCGCCGATCACCTATCCCTTGACGCTGCCGATGTGCTCGCCGATTTCCGACGGCGCGGCCGCCATGGTGCTGTGCACCGAGACGGCGCTGAAGAAATACGGCTTCGACCGCAGCCGCGCCGTGAAGGTGATGGCCAGCGTGATGCGTTCGGCATCGGCCCGTGCCGCAGACGACCACGAGAACGGCTGCACGCGGCTGGCCGCCAAGCAGGCCTTCGAGCAGGCCGGCATCGCACCGAGCGAAATCAACGTGGCCGAAGTGCACGACGCCACCGCGATCGGCGAACTGCTGGCCTTCGAAGCGCTGGGGCTGCGCGAACCCGGCATGAGCGGCATCCTGGCCGAGCGCGGCGAGACCACGGTCGGCGGTTCGATCCCGGTGAACCCGTCCGGCGGCCTGGAATCCAAGGGTCATCCCATCGGCGCGACCGGCCTCGGACAGGTGTTCGAGCTGGTGTCCCAGCTGCGCGGCGAATGCGGACCCCGTCAGGTGGAGGGTGCCCGCTTTGCGATCCAGGGCAATGGCGGTGGCCTGTGGCGGGTCGAGGAAGCGACCGAGCACATCGGCATCTTCACTCGCGCCTGA
- a CDS encoding DUF1214 domain-containing protein, whose protein sequence is MITRSLRALTYVGVALAAQATWAQNATPSSPTVAVTAENFVRAESDRYFSNFVRQGAFGKFIHYRDLLPIDKITVVRVNRDTLYSFGVFDLDAGPVTVTLPDAGKRYMSMVTLSEDQNVSAATYGAGTHVLTKEKVGTRYVVALVRTLLDPASAEDRRQANALQDGIQSSQAAAGRFEVPNWDQASLKKMREALMVLGATYRDTRGMFGTREQVTPVRQLIGAAIAWGGLVEKDALYEFVNPSQNDGATTYRLKVKDVPVDSFWSISVYNAEGWFIPNKENAYTINNITAKRGADGSVAVQFGGCDGTVPNCLPITQGWNYMVRLYRPRAEILNGQWRFPEAQPAARP, encoded by the coding sequence ATGATCACCCGTTCGCTGCGCGCGCTTACCTATGTTGGCGTCGCCCTCGCTGCCCAAGCCACCTGGGCGCAAAACGCCACGCCGAGCTCGCCCACCGTGGCGGTGACGGCCGAGAACTTCGTCCGCGCCGAGTCCGACAGGTACTTCAGCAACTTCGTCAGGCAAGGCGCGTTCGGCAAATTCATCCACTACCGCGACCTGCTGCCGATCGACAAGATCACCGTCGTCCGGGTCAATCGCGACACGCTCTACTCCTTCGGCGTGTTCGACCTGGACGCCGGGCCGGTGACGGTGACGCTGCCTGACGCCGGCAAGCGCTACATGTCCATGGTCACGCTGAGCGAGGACCAGAACGTGTCGGCCGCTACGTATGGCGCGGGCACCCATGTCCTGACGAAGGAAAAGGTCGGCACGCGCTATGTGGTGGCTCTCGTGCGCACGCTGCTCGATCCGGCCAGCGCCGAGGACCGGCGGCAGGCCAATGCGCTGCAGGACGGTATCCAGAGCAGCCAGGCGGCTGCCGGCCGCTTCGAGGTTCCCAATTGGGACCAGGCCAGCCTGAAGAAGATGCGCGAGGCGCTGATGGTGCTCGGGGCAACCTACCGCGACACCCGGGGCATGTTCGGCACCCGGGAGCAGGTCACGCCCGTGCGTCAGCTGATCGGCGCCGCGATCGCCTGGGGCGGGCTGGTGGAGAAGGACGCGCTCTACGAGTTCGTCAATCCCAGCCAGAACGACGGCGCGACGACCTACCGGCTCAAGGTGAAGGACGTGCCGGTCGACAGCTTCTGGTCGATCAGCGTCTACAACGCCGAAGGGTGGTTCATTCCCAACAAGGAGAACGCGTACACGATCAACAACATCACGGCGAAGCGGGGCGCCGACGGTTCGGTCGCGGTCCAGTTCGGCGGCTGTGACGGCACCGTGCCGAATTGCCTGCCCATCACCCAGGGCTGGAACTACATGGTGCGTCTGTACCGTCCGCGCGCGGAGATACTGAACGGCCAGTGGCGCTTCCCCGAGGCGCAGCCGGCCGCGCGTCCGTAA
- a CDS encoding lipid-transfer protein encodes MTRKIVVAGVGMIPFMKPGAAEAYPVMGAKAVRLALADAQVGYESIQQAYASYIYGDSTSGQRALYDVGMTGIPVVNVNNNCSSGSTALYLARQAIASGEADIVLAFGFEQMNPGALGVNFHDRPSPLELFDQQCDTLMGQSDVPMALRLFGGGGMEHMKRFGTPLSTFAKIRAKASRHAANNPMAVFKKVVTAEEVMADQVVWPGVMTRLMACPPTCGAAAAVLCSEEYARKHGLDTRVWIAAQSLATDGPESFQSGDMRYVCGYGMSRAAANKVYEAAGIGPEDLDVVELHDCFAHNELLTYEALGLCPEGGAQKFVDDGDNTYGGRYIVNPSGGLLSKGHPIGATGLAQCTELVQQLRGHAQQRQVEGARIALQHNVGIGGACVVTMYRN; translated from the coding sequence ATGACGCGCAAGATCGTCGTTGCCGGGGTCGGCATGATTCCCTTCATGAAGCCGGGCGCCGCGGAAGCCTACCCCGTCATGGGTGCCAAGGCGGTGCGGCTCGCGTTGGCCGATGCCCAGGTGGGGTACGAGTCGATCCAGCAGGCCTATGCCAGCTACATCTATGGCGACTCCACGAGCGGACAGCGGGCGCTGTACGACGTGGGCATGACCGGCATCCCGGTCGTCAACGTCAACAACAACTGCTCCAGCGGCTCGACGGCCCTCTATCTGGCGCGACAGGCCATCGCCAGCGGCGAGGCGGACATCGTGCTGGCGTTCGGCTTCGAGCAGATGAATCCCGGGGCCCTGGGTGTCAACTTCCACGACCGGCCGTCTCCGCTGGAGCTGTTCGACCAGCAATGCGACACCCTGATGGGCCAGTCCGACGTGCCGATGGCGCTGCGCCTGTTCGGCGGCGGCGGCATGGAGCACATGAAGCGCTTCGGCACGCCGCTTTCGACCTTCGCGAAGATCCGCGCCAAAGCGAGCCGCCACGCGGCCAACAATCCGATGGCGGTGTTCAAGAAGGTCGTCACGGCGGAGGAAGTCATGGCCGACCAGGTGGTGTGGCCGGGCGTCATGACGCGCCTGATGGCGTGCCCGCCGACCTGCGGGGCTGCGGCCGCGGTGCTGTGCAGCGAGGAGTACGCGCGCAAGCACGGCCTGGATACGCGTGTATGGATTGCTGCCCAGTCACTGGCCACCGACGGCCCCGAGTCCTTCCAGTCCGGCGACATGCGCTACGTCTGCGGCTATGGCATGTCGCGCGCGGCCGCGAACAAGGTCTACGAGGCGGCCGGCATCGGTCCCGAAGACCTCGACGTCGTCGAACTGCATGACTGCTTCGCGCACAACGAGTTGCTGACCTACGAAGCCCTGGGCCTGTGCCCGGAAGGCGGTGCGCAGAAGTTCGTCGATGACGGCGACAACACTTATGGCGGCCGCTACATCGTCAACCCCTCGGGTGGGCTCTTGTCCAAGGGCCATCCGATCGGCGCCACCGGGTTGGCGCAGTGCACCGAGCTGGTTCAGCAGCTGCGCGGCCATGCGCAGCAGCGCCAGGTGGAAGGCGCGCGCATCGCGCTGCAGCACAACGTCGGTATCGGCGGCGCCTGCGTGGTCACCATGTACCGCAACTGA
- a CDS encoding MaoC family dehydratase yields MKSYETLADLKPLVGEVIGTSDWILIDQQRINLFADATGDHQWIHVDVERAKTGPFGKPIAHGFLTLSLMSAFFYSGFEIRKSAMGVNYGLNKVRFIQPVPAGSRVRGHFRLLAWDAIDNGAQLTIEVSMEMEGSDKPVCVAESITRRF; encoded by the coding sequence ATGAAGAGTTATGAAACCCTGGCCGACCTGAAACCCCTCGTGGGCGAGGTGATCGGCACCAGCGACTGGATCCTGATCGACCAGCAGCGCATCAACCTGTTTGCCGACGCCACTGGCGACCACCAGTGGATCCACGTGGACGTGGAGCGCGCCAAGACCGGCCCGTTCGGCAAGCCGATCGCGCACGGCTTCCTCACCCTGAGCCTGATGTCGGCGTTCTTCTACAGCGGCTTCGAAATCCGCAAGAGCGCGATGGGCGTGAACTATGGGCTCAACAAGGTGCGCTTCATCCAGCCGGTGCCGGCGGGCAGCCGTGTGCGCGGCCACTTCAGGCTGCTGGCCTGGGATGCGATCGACAACGGCGCGCAACTGACGATCGAGGTGTCCATGGAGATGGAAGGTTCGGACAAGCCGGTGTGTGTCGCGGAGTCCATCACGCGCCGCTTCTAG
- a CDS encoding acyl-CoA dehydrogenase family protein, with the protein MDFLPDPGLEAFRQEVRQFLQAHVPAEFAARPRGLRSSREEFVAFQQALNKRGWAAPYWAKQHGGTGWSVAQILVFDEECTAAGTPPLDTFAQKLLGPVMNQFATPEQLAEHMPPIFNGERLWCQGFSEPGSGSDLASLRTRAERDGDHYVVNGQKIWTTYAHLSDWIFLLVRTDPTVKKQAGISFLLVDMKTPGVTVRPIRSIDDAHHLNEVFFDDVRVPVANLIGSEGGGWSITKFLLNNEHASTAEFPMLQRYLRQLAQLGETQQVDGERLGERPEFKLKVARFKAQVQAIGWMTQRVAAMEQDHNPAAHALGSMLKIRGTELQQQMTEFLVDCLGDHGAVTYAAPHNDPAAQRPPTPSGLPDGIAAEMFFRRASTIYGGTSEVQRGIISSLLFRA; encoded by the coding sequence ATGGACTTTCTTCCTGATCCCGGCCTGGAGGCCTTCCGCCAGGAAGTGCGGCAGTTCCTGCAGGCCCATGTGCCCGCGGAGTTTGCCGCACGGCCGCGGGGCTTGCGCTCTTCGCGCGAGGAATTCGTGGCCTTTCAGCAGGCACTGAACAAGCGCGGCTGGGCGGCACCGTACTGGGCCAAGCAGCATGGCGGCACCGGCTGGTCGGTGGCCCAGATCCTCGTGTTCGATGAGGAGTGCACGGCCGCCGGCACGCCGCCCCTGGACACGTTTGCGCAGAAGCTGCTCGGTCCGGTGATGAACCAGTTCGCTACGCCCGAGCAGTTGGCCGAGCACATGCCGCCCATCTTCAACGGCGAACGCCTGTGGTGCCAGGGCTTCTCCGAGCCCGGTTCAGGTTCTGACCTGGCGTCGCTGCGCACGCGCGCCGAACGCGATGGGGATCACTACGTCGTCAACGGCCAGAAGATCTGGACGACCTATGCGCACCTGTCCGACTGGATCTTCCTGCTGGTGCGCACCGACCCCACCGTGAAGAAACAGGCCGGCATCAGCTTTCTGTTGGTCGATATGAAGACCCCGGGCGTCACCGTGCGCCCGATCCGCAGCATCGACGATGCGCACCACTTGAACGAAGTCTTCTTCGACGACGTGCGGGTGCCGGTGGCCAACCTGATCGGCAGCGAGGGCGGCGGCTGGAGCATCACCAAGTTTCTGCTGAACAACGAACACGCCAGCACCGCCGAGTTCCCGATGCTGCAGCGCTACCTGCGCCAGCTGGCGCAGCTGGGCGAGACGCAGCAGGTGGACGGCGAGCGGTTGGGCGAACGGCCCGAGTTCAAGCTCAAGGTCGCGCGCTTCAAGGCGCAGGTGCAGGCCATCGGCTGGATGACGCAGCGCGTCGCCGCGATGGAGCAGGACCACAACCCCGCGGCCCATGCGCTCGGTTCGATGCTGAAGATCCGCGGCACCGAGCTGCAGCAGCAGATGACCGAGTTTCTGGTCGACTGCCTCGGTGACCACGGCGCGGTGACCTATGCCGCGCCGCACAACGACCCGGCAGCCCAGCGCCCGCCGACACCGTCCGGCCTGCCGGACGGCATCGCGGCCGAAATGTTCTTCCGCCGCGCGTCGACCATCTATGGCGGCACGAGCGAAGTGCAGCGCGGGATCATTTCCTCGCTCCTGTTCAGGGCGTGA
- a CDS encoding SDR family oxidoreductase, whose translation MNSYRSIFRPGLFEGQVIIVTGGGSGIGRCTAHELASLGARVALVGRKPDKLARVQAEIEAGGGQASTHLADIRDEAAVAATVEAVLASRGRVDGLVNNAGGQFHSPLKDISTKGFEAVVRSNLVGGFIFMREVYQRWMAQHGGVIVNITADMWNGLPGMAHSGAARAGMNSLTESAACEWAASGVRVNSVAPGLIASSGFDNYTGDAVAGILGYAAKTPAQRYGTVAEVSAAIVYLLSPAAAFITGSCIRVDGGGPNARGGWKLQPPRNSKPFDGFHLESLPELLQKNI comes from the coding sequence ATGAACAGCTATCGGTCCATCTTTCGGCCCGGACTGTTTGAAGGGCAGGTGATCATCGTCACCGGCGGCGGCAGCGGCATCGGCCGCTGCACCGCGCACGAGCTGGCCAGCCTGGGCGCGCGCGTCGCACTGGTCGGGCGCAAGCCCGACAAGCTGGCTCGGGTGCAGGCGGAGATCGAGGCCGGCGGCGGCCAGGCGAGCACGCACCTGGCCGACATCCGCGACGAGGCCGCGGTGGCCGCCACGGTCGAGGCTGTGCTGGCCAGCCGTGGCCGCGTCGACGGACTGGTCAATAACGCCGGCGGCCAGTTTCACTCGCCGCTGAAGGACATCTCGACCAAGGGCTTCGAGGCCGTGGTCCGCAGCAACCTCGTCGGCGGCTTCATCTTCATGCGCGAGGTCTACCAGCGCTGGATGGCGCAGCATGGCGGGGTTATCGTCAACATCACCGCGGATATGTGGAACGGCTTGCCCGGCATGGCCCATTCGGGCGCAGCGCGCGCCGGCATGAACTCGCTGACCGAGAGCGCGGCCTGCGAGTGGGCCGCCTCCGGCGTGCGCGTGAACAGCGTCGCGCCGGGCCTGATCGCCTCCAGCGGGTTCGACAACTACACCGGCGATGCCGTCGCCGGCATCCTCGGCTACGCCGCAAAGACCCCGGCGCAGCGCTACGGCACCGTGGCCGAAGTGTCCGCGGCGATCGTCTACCTGCTCTCGCCCGCAGCGGCCTTCATCACGGGCAGCTGCATTCGCGTCGACGGCGGCGGCCCGAACGCACGCGGCGGCTGGAAGCTGCAGCCGCCCCGGAACAGCAAGCCTTTCGACGGGTTCCACTTGGAATCCCTGCCCGAGCTGCTGCAAAAGAACATCTGA
- a CDS encoding enoyl-CoA hydratase/isomerase family protein: MSVSHAKNGPVGWITLERPKAMNALNREMAASITATLTAWQSDPEVRVVVVTGTGPAFCAGADLKQASAPVGPGEPDFMDVLAAFFDTLRAFPKPVIAAVNGLALAGGLETVMACDFVIAARSATFGDAHSNFGVFPGGGGAAILPRKVPANVAKYMLFTGDSLSAEDMKTYGLVSEVVADAELSARAQAIGEKLAQKSPLVLARMKKVANEATDKSTADALRHELLELRNHQRSYDIQEGLRAFAEKRKPQFKGY, from the coding sequence ATGAGCGTGTCGCACGCCAAAAACGGTCCGGTTGGCTGGATCACCCTGGAACGGCCGAAGGCCATGAACGCGCTGAACCGCGAGATGGCGGCCAGCATCACCGCCACGCTGACTGCTTGGCAAAGCGACCCGGAGGTCCGGGTCGTGGTCGTGACCGGTACCGGCCCGGCGTTCTGCGCCGGCGCGGACCTGAAGCAGGCCTCGGCGCCGGTCGGCCCCGGCGAGCCGGACTTCATGGACGTCCTTGCTGCCTTTTTCGACACGCTGCGGGCATTCCCCAAGCCGGTGATCGCAGCGGTCAACGGGCTGGCACTGGCCGGCGGCCTGGAGACGGTGATGGCGTGCGACTTCGTGATCGCGGCGCGCAGTGCCACCTTCGGCGACGCCCATTCCAACTTCGGTGTGTTCCCGGGCGGCGGCGGCGCGGCGATCCTGCCGCGCAAGGTGCCGGCGAACGTGGCCAAGTACATGCTCTTCACCGGCGACTCGCTGTCGGCCGAGGACATGAAGACCTACGGCCTGGTCAGCGAGGTGGTCGCCGACGCGGAGCTTTCCGCGCGCGCGCAAGCCATCGGCGAGAAGCTGGCCCAGAAGAGCCCGCTGGTGCTTGCCCGCATGAAGAAGGTCGCCAACGAAGCGACCGACAAGTCGACAGCCGATGCGCTGAGACACGAGTTGTTGGAGCTGCGCAATCACCAGCGCTCCTACGACATCCAGGAAGGCCTTCGCGCCTTCGCCGAAAAGCGCAAGCCGCAGTTCAAGGGGTATTGA
- a CDS encoding acyl-CoA dehydrogenase family protein, translated as MNFQSPTEDQRLAVESFRKFLEAEIRPVARQYRDRHIPKEKMREITQAIAEFGLPGASLPEKFGGMGLSYVTEAMLFEELCTVSVDIALCVMINKGFALVLSEQAPAIRDRYLPDFLAGRAFGGFCISEPDVGSNVADIKTQARRDGDHFVINGEKTWITNGDYSDILIATVLTGPNELSHVLVDRKEHGYESRNIEKIALNSQSTAQIFFSDTRVPVSNVVWEQGAALKNTLRLFEKARANVGMLSVGLMRASLQESIAYAQERRQFGKPIAGHQLIAEKIAEMATLVDAARLMCFRAFAMMDAGVRCDVQSSMAKWYATEMAVKVCRDAVQLHGGNGVTKEFNVERYAREAIVIPVPDGTTEIQKLMISRALTGIGAFA; from the coding sequence ATGAATTTCCAGTCGCCCACCGAAGACCAGCGTCTTGCAGTCGAAAGTTTCCGCAAGTTCCTGGAAGCGGAGATCCGCCCTGTCGCGCGCCAATACCGCGACCGGCACATCCCCAAGGAGAAGATGCGCGAGATCACGCAGGCCATCGCCGAGTTCGGCTTGCCTGGCGCCTCGCTGCCCGAGAAGTTCGGCGGCATGGGCCTGTCGTACGTCACCGAGGCCATGCTGTTCGAGGAGCTGTGCACCGTGTCGGTGGACATCGCGCTGTGCGTGATGATCAACAAGGGCTTCGCGCTCGTGCTGTCGGAGCAGGCGCCGGCGATCCGCGACCGCTACCTGCCGGACTTCCTGGCGGGCCGCGCCTTCGGCGGCTTCTGCATCAGCGAGCCCGACGTGGGCTCGAACGTGGCCGACATCAAAACCCAGGCCCGGCGTGACGGCGATCACTTCGTCATCAACGGCGAGAAGACCTGGATCACCAACGGCGACTACTCCGACATCCTCATCGCCACGGTGCTGACCGGTCCGAACGAGCTGTCACATGTCCTGGTCGATCGCAAGGAGCACGGCTACGAGTCGCGCAACATTGAGAAGATCGCGCTGAACTCGCAGTCGACGGCGCAGATATTCTTCTCCGACACGCGCGTGCCCGTGAGCAACGTCGTCTGGGAGCAAGGCGCCGCGCTCAAGAACACCCTGCGCCTGTTCGAGAAGGCACGTGCCAACGTCGGGATGCTTTCGGTGGGCCTGATGCGCGCGTCGCTGCAGGAGTCCATCGCCTATGCCCAGGAGCGCAGGCAGTTCGGCAAGCCCATCGCGGGCCACCAGCTCATTGCCGAAAAGATCGCCGAGATGGCGACCCTGGTCGACGCCGCCCGCCTGATGTGTTTCCGCGCCTTCGCGATGATGGACGCCGGCGTCCGCTGCGACGTGCAGTCGTCCATGGCGAAGTGGTACGCGACCGAGATGGCCGTGAAGGTCTGCCGCGATGCGGTGCAGCTGCACGGCGGCAACGGAGTGACCAAGGAGTTCAACGTCGAGCGCTACGCGCGCGAGGCGATCGTCATCCCGGTGCCTGACGGCACGACCGAGATCCAGAAGCTGATGATCTCGCGCGCACTCACCGGCATCGGCGCGTTCGCCTGA
- a CDS encoding AMP-binding protein has translation MNDNTLVDRFLRWERTQPDAVYFTQPYPDGSVVDYTWQEVGRQARSMAAYLQSLQLPPESNIAILGKNSAHWIMADLAIWMAGHVSVPLYPTLNAETAQYVFEHCNARVLFVGKLDGKTDGWNEIRHVIPSHMTMVALPMSPAMPESQHWDAIAAAHPPLQEVSLPAPTQLATIMYTSGSTGRPKGVMHSFGTMRVYASLAGEFAGFNTSDRLLSYLPLAHGAERSFVESNSLFHGLRVYFSDTLESFVADLMRARPTVFISVPRLWTKFYIGVCAKVPPNAPLSDQARKAILAQLGLAEVRLAFTGSASLPAHIIEWYRKLGLELLDAYAMTEDFAYSHYARPGQVRVGYVGTPLPGVERRIADNGEIQVKCPTQMMGYYKQPELTAESLTPDGFFKTGDRGETDELGRLKITGRVKELFKTSKGKYVAPVPIENKLTHPKIEAVCVTGPTQPQPFALAMLAADAVKEIENADAREALRAELQALLEEVNATLESHEKLASLVVVKEPWSIDNGFLTPTMKIRRNVIEERYLAKANGWGELGGKVVMEAD, from the coding sequence ATGAACGACAACACCTTGGTCGATCGCTTCCTGCGCTGGGAGCGGACCCAGCCCGACGCGGTGTACTTCACCCAGCCCTACCCTGACGGCTCGGTCGTCGACTACACCTGGCAGGAAGTCGGCAGGCAGGCCCGCAGCATGGCGGCCTACCTGCAATCGCTGCAGCTGCCCCCGGAAAGCAATATCGCGATCCTCGGCAAGAACAGCGCGCACTGGATCATGGCCGACCTGGCCATCTGGATGGCTGGGCACGTCTCCGTGCCGCTCTACCCGACGCTGAATGCCGAGACCGCGCAGTACGTCTTCGAGCACTGCAACGCCCGCGTGCTGTTCGTCGGAAAACTCGACGGCAAGACGGATGGCTGGAACGAGATCCGTCATGTGATCCCCTCGCACATGACCATGGTCGCCCTGCCCATGTCGCCGGCGATGCCCGAATCGCAGCATTGGGACGCCATCGCCGCCGCCCACCCGCCGTTGCAGGAGGTCAGCCTGCCTGCACCCACGCAGCTCGCCACCATCATGTACACGTCGGGCAGCACCGGCAGGCCCAAGGGCGTCATGCACAGCTTCGGCACCATGAGGGTCTATGCGAGCTTGGCCGGCGAATTTGCCGGGTTCAACACGAGCGACCGCCTCCTGTCCTACCTGCCCCTGGCGCATGGCGCCGAGCGCTCGTTCGTGGAATCCAATTCGCTGTTCCATGGACTACGGGTCTACTTCTCTGACACCCTGGAGAGCTTCGTTGCGGACCTGATGCGCGCGCGCCCCACGGTGTTCATCTCGGTGCCGCGGCTGTGGACCAAGTTCTACATCGGCGTGTGCGCCAAAGTGCCGCCGAACGCGCCCCTTTCGGACCAGGCCAGGAAAGCCATCCTCGCGCAGCTCGGCCTGGCCGAGGTCCGCCTGGCCTTCACCGGCTCGGCCTCGCTGCCCGCGCACATCATCGAGTGGTATCGCAAGCTCGGCCTGGAACTGCTGGATGCCTATGCCATGACGGAGGACTTTGCCTACTCGCACTACGCTCGCCCGGGCCAGGTGCGGGTGGGCTATGTGGGCACCCCCTTGCCCGGCGTGGAGCGCCGCATCGCGGACAACGGCGAGATCCAGGTCAAGTGCCCGACGCAGATGATGGGCTACTACAAGCAGCCGGAGCTCACGGCCGAAAGCCTGACGCCGGACGGCTTCTTCAAGACCGGTGACCGTGGTGAAACGGACGAACTCGGGCGCCTGAAGATCACGGGCCGGGTGAAGGAACTGTTCAAGACCAGCAAGGGCAAATACGTCGCGCCGGTACCCATCGAGAACAAGCTCACCCATCCGAAGATCGAGGCCGTGTGCGTGACGGGGCCGACCCAGCCCCAGCCCTTCGCGCTGGCGATGCTGGCAGCCGATGCCGTGAAGGAAATCGAGAACGCCGATGCGCGCGAGGCGCTGCGCGCCGAACTCCAAGCCCTGCTGGAGGAAGTGAACGCCACGCTCGAAAGCCACGAGAAGCTGGCCAGCCTGGTGGTCGTGAAGGAGCCCTGGTCCATCGACAACGGATTCCTGACGCCGACCATGAAGATCAGGCGCAACGTCATCGAGGAGCGCTACCTGGCCAAGGCCAACGGGTGGGGCGAACTCGGCGGCAAGGTCGTGATGGAAGCGGACTAG
- a CDS encoding acyl-CoA dehydrogenase family protein, translating into MDFNLNSEQQLLQDSVRRFIDKAYAFEARAAIVKQGQGGSTAHWGTFAENGWLAAALPEEWGGLGGSIVETALIAHEFGRGLVVEPYLGCAVLAAQTVMAGGTAAQKDRLLQVLADGSRRIALAYSEPASRGMPLPVATIAQRSDIGYVLQGRKSLVLGAGQAHEFIVSARMAGAAEDEITLFLVGANSPGLQRHTLPLHDGTWAEDLVFDGVKVTADKVLGSAGQGLEALRTGLAHGTVALCAELVGAMEKAIEVTALYLNTRKQFGVAIGSFQALQHRLADMAAEMELARSMLYAALASVLNDDAATRQATLSAAKTLIGRAAKTVCGQAIQLHGGIGMTEEYLVGHYFKRAVVAELLLGSSERHEAACA; encoded by the coding sequence GTGGACTTCAATCTCAATTCGGAACAGCAGCTGCTGCAGGACAGCGTGCGCCGCTTCATCGACAAGGCCTATGCCTTCGAGGCGCGCGCCGCGATCGTCAAACAAGGGCAGGGCGGCAGCACCGCCCACTGGGGCACCTTCGCCGAGAACGGTTGGCTGGCGGCAGCGTTGCCGGAAGAGTGGGGCGGCCTGGGCGGCTCCATCGTCGAAACGGCCCTCATCGCGCACGAGTTCGGCCGCGGACTCGTTGTCGAGCCTTACCTCGGCTGCGCGGTCCTGGCCGCACAGACCGTGATGGCCGGCGGCACGGCGGCACAGAAAGATCGCCTGCTGCAAGTGCTGGCGGACGGTTCGCGCCGCATCGCGCTCGCCTACAGCGAGCCGGCCTCCCGCGGCATGCCGCTGCCGGTGGCGACGATCGCGCAGCGCAGCGACATCGGCTACGTCTTGCAAGGGCGCAAGTCCCTGGTGCTCGGCGCCGGCCAGGCCCACGAGTTCATCGTCTCGGCGCGCATGGCCGGGGCGGCGGAGGATGAGATCACCCTGTTCCTGGTGGGTGCAAACAGCCCGGGCCTGCAGCGCCACACGCTGCCGCTGCACGACGGCACCTGGGCCGAGGACCTGGTGTTCGACGGCGTCAAGGTGACGGCCGACAAGGTGCTGGGCTCGGCGGGCCAGGGCCTGGAAGCGTTGCGCACGGGCCTGGCGCACGGCACGGTCGCCCTGTGCGCTGAACTGGTCGGCGCGATGGAGAAGGCGATCGAAGTGACTGCGCTCTACCTCAACACGCGCAAGCAATTCGGGGTGGCGATCGGGAGCTTCCAGGCGCTGCAGCATCGCCTCGCGGACATGGCGGCAGAGATGGAGCTTGCCCGTTCCATGCTGTACGCCGCCTTGGCGTCGGTCCTGAATGACGACGCCGCGACACGGCAAGCCACGCTGTCCGCCGCCAAGACCCTGATCGGCCGCGCCGCGAAGACGGTCTGCGGCCAGGCGATCCAGTTGCACGGGGGCATCGGCATGACCGAGGAGTACCTCGTCGGCCACTATTTCAAGCGCGCCGTCGTCGCGGAGCTGTTGCTGGGCAGCAGCGAGCGGCACGAAGCCGCTTGCGCCTGA